TGACTGCTCAAAACAGTCAGGGGATGAATGCTCATCTGCAGACTATATGGATGCTGCTGCATGCTCCGCTGATTCTCGCTGCTTACGCCTGGGCACTGACGCCGGTTGGCTCAGCCATACAAGCGCTGAGCGGCAAAGACTCAGATTATGCCGGGCAAGCTGCCCAATACGGGCGACGCGCCTGGCTGGTGCTGAGCGCAGGAATTGGCTTTGGCATGATCTGGGCGCTGGAGGACTTCACCTTCGGCCAGCTCTGGCACTGGGACCCTGTACAGACCAGTGCATTTATTATCTGGGCGTTGCTCGGAGCGGTATTGCACGGCGTACGTCATTGGCGGGGGGGCGGTAGTTTTGCCCGCCTGCTGCCTCTGCTCAGCCTGCTGGTGGCTGTAGCAACTTGTATGGCTATGGCGGTGACCCGCAGTGAAGTCCTGGTGAGCTCCCACCGTTATATCGGTACCACCTCCTGGCTGAGCCATTTGTTATTGGCTGGCATATTACTTATCGCCCTTGCCGGGCTGTTGTTGCGTGCTCATTGGCGTCATGCGCAAAGCACCCGGCGTCCGGCTGACTGGACTATCTGGATATCGGTACTCGGGTTTGCCCTCATGGCTGTGCTGGCGGCCGGTGCACTGTTGCTGGCCCATGCCCGGCAATGGCTGGGCGTGGCCAAAACGAGCGAGCAGAAACCGTTTTTCGAGACCGTTGCATTGTGGGCAGACTCCAGCGAAAGCTTGCAATTGCGTCAGGTGTTTGCACGCTGGGATGTAGATGGTTACAGCCTGGTTTACTGGCTGCTGCCTTTCGTTCTGTTACTGGGGCTGGTGGGCGGTTTCAGTTTTATGCGCAAGGCACTGCCTCGTGCAGCAGCTGTCGCAGCTACAGGACTGACAGGTGTGGTATGCCTTTTGTTGGCTTGGCATGGTGGCTGGCTTAGTGAGCGTTATGCCGGTAGTGGTGTGCTGTCTCAGCATGTAGTGGCGGTACTGCCGTGGTTGGATGCGACGCTGTTGGCAGCCCTGTTTCTACTGCTGGCCTGCAGCTTGTGGTGCCTGCGCAGTGTCTGGCGCAGCCGCAAGCTTGGTACGCTGCGTCATACCGGTAGCCTGGCGTTGATCCATGGCGGTGCGGTGCTGGTACTGGTGGGGGGCTTTGCGGCCACAGCACTCAACAGCTATATGCCGATTCTTTTGCAAGCCGATGACGACCTTGCGCAATGGCGCGGCATCACAGATGGCATGCAGGTCAGGGTGGTTCCAGCCAGCAGCGTGACGGATTATTCAGGCTACCAGGCCGTCGCCCGAGTTGAGGTGCAGCATGGTCAACAGGTAATTCAGGGGCAGGCCTTGTTCAAGGATGGTCGCGAGTTGCCGCCCGGCTATCAGGGGCCGGTACGTCAGCTCTGTGAAATCCTCGATTACCGCTACGCCAGGCATAAGGGCGATCCTGGTTACATCCTCAATCCGTTCATTATCCGCAACTGGCTGGAAGACACTCAGGTGTGGGTGCCTGCGTCACCACGTTTGATGGCATCCGGCGCGACTGTGGCCAGTGAGCGGGAAACCCTGATCGTGGTGCGCCGTTATCCCTTAGTGTCGTTGCTGTGGATCGGCTTTGTAGCGATGTTGCTGGGCACACTTCTGCTGCCTGGCTGGTCGCGGGAGAAAAGAACATGACCGCTATTCTCGTGCTGGGAGCCGGTCCGGCAGCGTTGGTCAGTGCCATGTTGCTTAAGCGTATGGGGCATGAGGTTCAGGTTATCGGGCGAATCCGTCGTCATTCAGCAATGGAAGGAGCGTCCCCCCGGGTTATCGAAGGGCTGAATCGCCTGCAATGCCGTCACGCGTTAGCGCTGCTCGGGCAGCGCTGGCAGCGGGTGGCGTCCTGGGCCGGGGAGTACCGGGAGATCAACGGTGAATATGTGATTGACCGGCGCCAACTGGATGCAGCATTGCTGGAAGATTTGCTTGATGCCGGCGTTTCTTTTGTTGATGGCCGGGTTATGCAAGTGCATAAGTCCCCTGAAGGCTGGCGTGTCCTTGCTGAGTTGAGCAGTGGTGAGCCGGTTGAGCACGAAGCTCAGTTTCTGGTTGAGGCTCGGGGGCGGGCGGCGCCCAAGTCCGCTCCGGATGTGTTCAGTGGCCCAATGGGGGTTGCAATGACTGGCTACTTTAAAGGGCGCCCGTTTGAGCAGTCACTGACGGTAACCGAGCCTTTCGATCAAGGCTGGGCTTGGGCTACTGCTGATACACAGGGACGATGCAGTGTGCAGCTGGTCGTCGATCACGCTCACCCTGGGCTGCAAGGCAGCAAGTCACTGGCCGCTTTGCATGCACAGTTGTATCAGCGCTTGCAGCTGATCCCTGAACGGTTGGGTGATTTGCTGGCTGAGGGCGAGATCAGTTCAAGAGGTATTCAGCCGACCTTGCGTGCCAATCTGGTCGATAGCAGCCAGTTGCGGGTGGGGGATGCAGCTTATTCATGTGATCCGCTTTCCGGGCATGGCATGTATGAGGCGGTGTCGGCTGCCTTTGCCGCCGCACCGACGATCAACACCTTGCTACGCCGTCCGGAACACACGGAACTGCCCAGCCGATTCTACCGTGAGCGGGCGCAAACCCTGTTTCATCAACGTTTCAATACCGCTGTCGAGTTTTATCAGAATGAGCCCCGTTGGCTGGAGCAGCCGTTCTGGGCTAACCGGCGCAACCAGACTACAACTGTCGTCAGTCATGCCGGGGAACAGGCCGGGAGTCGGGTGGAGTCTACCGCCGTGGTTGAAGATGGCTTCATCGTGGAGAGTAAGGTGCTGGTATGTGCTGATCATCCCCGCGGCGTGCGTTTTGTCGCCGGGGTCGATGTGGTGCAACTGCTGGAGACGCGGCGTAAACTTTCTGACGAGCCGTCAGTTGGGCAGTTGGCTCAGCTTCTGCAAGCACATCCAGAGCGTGTAGCAGCAGCTTTGGGCTGGCTCAGACAAATACCCGGAGTTGCCTTGTAGGCGAATCTACGCTTTGCTGGCAGCCCCACTTCGCACAGGACGATGAAGCCATGGGCCCACGGATGAAAAGCGGTATTGTCGGTTATGGCTATGCCGGAAAAACCTTCCATGCTCCGCTGATTAGCATGGTTGCTGATTTGGAGCTGACAGCCGTTGCAACCCGCAACGCTGCGGCGGTGACTCAAGACTGGCCAGGTGTGGCTACTGAGCCAACTCCGCAAGGCTTGTTCGCCCGGGATGATATTGAGCTGGTGGTCATTGCCACACCCAACGACACCCACTTCTCTTTGGCTGCCCAAGCGCTTGAGGCGGGCAAGCATGTAGTGGTTGATAAGCCCTTTACCGTGACGGTGGCTGAGGGCCAGGAGCTGATCGAGCTGGCTGATCGAAATAAACGCCTGCTATCGGTGTTCCACAACCGTCGCTGGGACGCTGACTTCCTCACGTTAAAGGCGCGTTTGAACAGTGGGGAGCTGGGACGGGTGGTGCATTTTGAGTCGCACTTTGATCGCTATAGGCCGGTGGTACGCCAGCGCTGGCGGGAGTCCTCAGCTGCTGGTGCGGGGCTTTGGTATGACTTGGGGCCTCATCTGTTGGATCAGGCCGTGCAGCTGTTTGGTCGGCCACATACCATCTGGTTGGATCAGGCTCGGCAGCGCGATGCCGCACTTGCGGATGACTGGTTCCATGCAGTGCTGAGTTATGACGAGGTGCGGGTCATTTTGCATGCCAGCGGACTGGTCGCCGGGCCGACGCCGCGTTTTGCTGTCCACGGCACAACAGGCAGCTTTATCAAATATGGTTTGGATACTCAGGAGGATGCTCTCAAGGCTGGTCTGAGGCCCACCGATATTGCCTGGGGGCATGACCCTGAGCAGGGGCGACTTTATCTCGGGCAGGGTGACTCTGTGCAGGAGCGCAGTGTGCCCAGTAATGCGGGCGACTATCGCCTGTACTACTCAGCAATAGCCGATGCAATTCGTAACGGCGCAGCAAATCCAGTGCCTGCCGAGGAGGCTCTGGTGGTGATGCAATTGATTGAGGCAGGGATTACCAGTTATCAGCAAGGCCGCATCATCAAACTGGCACATACCTAAGCGCCTGACTAACGCAGCCCTCGCTCCTGCCATATCCGTGCGGCTGTGTGGTGCAAAATACCGTGGCGGCGGGCCAGGGCATTGCGGTCTTTGTCGTAACCGCCGCCAA
The Pseudomonas mendocina DNA segment above includes these coding regions:
- the ccsA gene encoding cytochrome c biogenesis protein CcsA; translation: MTKAGWGGYVAFGALIAVLVYQLPALGNPALWGVSGLLVLGAWKTSLRQRVWRIAFSLLLGLCIALMLALLWNRFDIRYVWLYSSEALPVYLKLANLWGGDEGTILLLTALFMPPAFRYARRGGLEGCSSALIGAWYAATAAWLGPFTATPQEWLTAQNSQGMNAHLQTIWMLLHAPLILAAYAWALTPVGSAIQALSGKDSDYAGQAAQYGRRAWLVLSAGIGFGMIWALEDFTFGQLWHWDPVQTSAFIIWALLGAVLHGVRHWRGGGSFARLLPLLSLLVAVATCMAMAVTRSEVLVSSHRYIGTTSWLSHLLLAGILLIALAGLLLRAHWRHAQSTRRPADWTIWISVLGFALMAVLAAGALLLAHARQWLGVAKTSEQKPFFETVALWADSSESLQLRQVFARWDVDGYSLVYWLLPFVLLLGLVGGFSFMRKALPRAAAVAATGLTGVVCLLLAWHGGWLSERYAGSGVLSQHVVAVLPWLDATLLAALFLLLACSLWCLRSVWRSRKLGTLRHTGSLALIHGGAVLVLVGGFAATALNSYMPILLQADDDLAQWRGITDGMQVRVVPASSVTDYSGYQAVARVEVQHGQQVIQGQALFKDGRELPPGYQGPVRQLCEILDYRYARHKGDPGYILNPFIIRNWLEDTQVWVPASPRLMASGATVASERETLIVVRRYPLVSLLWIGFVAMLLGTLLLPGWSREKRT
- a CDS encoding lycopene cyclase family protein, with translation MTAILVLGAGPAALVSAMLLKRMGHEVQVIGRIRRHSAMEGASPRVIEGLNRLQCRHALALLGQRWQRVASWAGEYREINGEYVIDRRQLDAALLEDLLDAGVSFVDGRVMQVHKSPEGWRVLAELSSGEPVEHEAQFLVEARGRAAPKSAPDVFSGPMGVAMTGYFKGRPFEQSLTVTEPFDQGWAWATADTQGRCSVQLVVDHAHPGLQGSKSLAALHAQLYQRLQLIPERLGDLLAEGEISSRGIQPTLRANLVDSSQLRVGDAAYSCDPLSGHGMYEAVSAAFAAAPTINTLLRRPEHTELPSRFYRERAQTLFHQRFNTAVEFYQNEPRWLEQPFWANRRNQTTTVVSHAGEQAGSRVESTAVVEDGFIVESKVLVCADHPRGVRFVAGVDVVQLLETRRKLSDEPSVGQLAQLLQAHPERVAAALGWLRQIPGVAL
- a CDS encoding oxidoreductase — protein: MGPRMKSGIVGYGYAGKTFHAPLISMVADLELTAVATRNAAAVTQDWPGVATEPTPQGLFARDDIELVVIATPNDTHFSLAAQALEAGKHVVVDKPFTVTVAEGQELIELADRNKRLLSVFHNRRWDADFLTLKARLNSGELGRVVHFESHFDRYRPVVRQRWRESSAAGAGLWYDLGPHLLDQAVQLFGRPHTIWLDQARQRDAALADDWFHAVLSYDEVRVILHASGLVAGPTPRFAVHGTTGSFIKYGLDTQEDALKAGLRPTDIAWGHDPEQGRLYLGQGDSVQERSVPSNAGDYRLYYSAIADAIRNGAANPVPAEEALVVMQLIEAGITSYQQGRIIKLAHT